DNA from Gammaproteobacteria bacterium:
GACAATGGTAAGGATTCAGCAGCGTGACGCAATGCAATAAGGTTTTTGGTCTCGATATAAATCAAACCGTTGGCGTTGGGATCCAACAACACGTCCGTGGTCTCGGCCACCGGCTCGGACTCGGTTAAGACGCCATGTTTAAACCACTTGTGAATCATGGCACCGCAATTCGGTCTATGAGCTCCTTGATCAACCGATCCGGCGTAATTCCTTCTGCTTCGGCCTCATAACTGAGAACTATGCGGTGACGCATAACATCATACGCCATGACTTGAATGTCCTCAGGATCCACATAATCCCGTCCTGCCAACCAGGCATGGGCCCGAGCACATCGATCCAGTGCAATACTGGCCCTGGGACTGGCACCAAACTGAACCCACTGCCCCAAATCTTCTCCATAGGGTCCGGGATTACGCGTGGTTAATACCAGTTCCAACAGGTATTGCTCCAAATTGGCGGCCATGAATACGTCAAGCACTTCCTTGCGCGCTTGAAACAAATCCGCTTGAGTGAGAAAAGGCTTGGTTTCCATGGCACTTGCCCCTGCTCCACCACCGGGTTTTGACAGGTCCTGCACGGCCTCTTTTCGCGCAATAGCCAATATGGATTTTTCCGATTCCGGATCGGGATAATCCACAGTAACGTGCATTAAAAACCTATCCAGTTGGGCTTCCGGTAAGGGGTATGTGCCTTCTTGCTCGATAGGATTTTGGGTGGCCATGACCAGAAACAGATTCTCCAGTGGATAGGTGGCTGTCCCTACGGTAATTTGACGTTCTGCCATCGCCTCCAACAAAGCCGACTGCACCTTTGCCGGCGCCCGGTTAATTTCATCTGCTAAAATCAGATTGTGAAACAAAGGCCCTTTTTGGAACGAAAATGAACCGTTTTGGGGCCGAAAAATCTCGGTGCCGGTTAAGTCGGCGGGCAGTAAATCGGGAGTAAACTGGATTCTTTGAAAATCCCCCTCCACTCCGTCACTCAACACTTTGATTGCACGGGTTTTCGCCAAACCTGGAGCACCCTCCACCAACAAATGCCCATCGCATAACAAGGCGATTAATAACCGGTCCACCAATAATTGCTGTCCGATAATTTGCTGACTGACGAACTTTTTTAATAATGATACTGACTGTTTCGTGGACATGATCACCCTTAATTGTGTTCTTAGTAGAATAATCACTGCCGGCACTGCCGGTCTCTGATTATATATGGACAGAATTTCCGAAAAAAGTTCTCCGAAATTTAGAGACTTCGGGTGCGCTGTAAAGGCGCTCGTCACTCTGCCATTTTAAACTGTTAAATATCAATAAGATACTCCGTTGACGATTTAGGATTGGGACTTAGAACCACCCAAACACGGCGGGGACATAGGTACGTGCTCATTCCTATCGTACCATTCCTGCTCAGTGAAGGTGTGTAATGCCAGAGCATGGATGCGATGCTGTAACTCATGGGCAAGTATTTGGTTAATTTTACGATGCCTATTGACCAAGTTCAGGCCATCAAAATCGGTTGCAACCAAAACCAACTTAAAATGAGATTCGGAGCCGGGAGGCACGTTGTGGTTATTGCTTTCGTTGATCACTTCAAGATGCTTCAAATCCAACGCTGCGGTCAGTTTGGTTTCAATATCAGATTGCACACTCATAATTGTTTCTCTTTACAGTATCATCACGTACGGGGACCGGTCTGGGCAGATACGCAGTTCTGGCCGCCAAAGCCCTTAGTCTCACCGAAGTTCCCCGTCGCCAAGGTTCCCACAGGTTCCCCTGTCGCTAAGGTTCGGTAGTTCCCTAGTCTTAAAATCGGGTATTTTCGGGCATTAGAGTACCATTGATTGGCGCAGCTACAAAGTCACCATCTGGTAAGAACTTTGCATAGTGTCAACCGCTGCCAAGCCGAAGCCGTTTTACAGCAGCGTGATTATGCCGAAGCGTAATTTTGCTTGAGAACTGGAATTGATTTCGCGACACGATGGACTATATATAGGTAGAGTAGCGCCGTTATCTTCAGAGCGCCTTTGACCAATGCCAGTTGTTGTTGTCCAGAGCCGTCTTTTCTAATAAAAATTCCAAACAAAGCTCACAAGCCAGCAGATTTCACCGGCATGTTTCTCACCCATATGAAAAAATCGTGTCTAAAAATAGAGAGGATATAATGGAAAACAGCGAAACCGCCCAAAAACCAACCATAACTAAAAAGCGTTCCAAAAAAACCCTGACAGAATCCGGTAAAACCGCTGTCAAAGCGGCTGCCAAAACCCCTGCAAAAACGGCGTCTAAGGCAAAAAAAGCCACTTCCATCCTGTTTACGGATGAGGCTCGTCGTGAAATGATAGCGACCGCAGCTTACTTTCGAGCTCAACAACGGGGATTTCAGGGTGGCAGTCCTGTTGATGATTGGTTGGTGGCGGAAACGGAAATCGATTCTCAAATTCGAGCCCGCCAATGAAACTATGACGACTGCTTATAAACTAAGCAGTCGTTTCGTTCCGGATTGCAGTACTAGCAGCTTGACACACTCAAGCTGCCTAACAGCGCGCCGAAGGTATTCCAAAACATGTCGCGCCAACTAAAAAGAGTTTTTCTCACATCCCGGTCGTACAATTCCTTTGCAGTACCTGCCGATAAAGTTACTACCAAACCCACAGCCAGTGGCGCACACTTACTTGAGGAATGGCGATCCGCTTCCAGCGCGGCAATCCTCGCTATGGCAGCAGATGCCAGTGCATGATAGACCTTATCCTGCCCAACCCAGGGGTCCGACATAGGGTGCGGTGCAGGTTGTGATGTTGTTTTGGCGACCGTGGCACATCCCGGCAGCCCAAGTAGCGATAGTAATATAATCAGAATTTTAAACTGCATGCATAAACCTTTAGTGACGATACCTGCCTTATAACCCCTGGATAGAGCAGGCACTCGACACGAAGCGAATCCGAGGTTCCCCAACTATAGCAGCCTGGAGCAGGCCTGCCTACAACTGCTCCTGCCTCGCCACGACAATGAACCCATTAAGCGGCTTTTTATGCATGGCTATTCATAATGGCTATTCATAATGGCTATTCATAAAAGTACCGTTCCGACCATATAGGTCACTGCACGCCCCAGCAAAGTAACCCTGTCCCCCTTTAATTCACATTGCAGATACCCACCACGCTGGGATAACTGTCTTGCGGTAAATTTCTGACGCTGCAACCGGTTTGCCCACCAAGGCGTCAAAGCACAATGCAGCGACCCCGTCACCGGGTCCTCCTCAATACCGTGGCGCGGTGCAAAAAAGCGACTGACGAAATCCACATCATCTCCAGGTGCCGTCACACCAATACCACGTACATCCAACTGCGCCAACAATGCAAAGTTGGGGCGCAACTGCAGAATCTCATCAGCCGATGCATACACCGCGATATAGTCTTCTCCCAACAAAACCTCTGCAGGCTCCGCACCCAATGCCCGCACCAGTGCTGCGGGAACCTTGCACGGTTCTAAAGCCAGGGCGGGAAAATCCATCAGTAACCCTGCTGATGTTTGTTTTACCGCCAGATCACCACTAAGTGTGTGGAATATAATTTCCGGTTTTTTATAAGCCAACTCCTGGAACAATACATGAGCAGAAGCCAGCGTCGCATGCCCGCACAACGTCACCTCAGCTTTAGGCGTAAACCAGCGCAAATGAAAACCGGATTCACCCGGCACAAAAAATGCCGTTTCAGACAAATTGTTCTCAGCAGCAATTGCCTGTAGTAGAGAATCATCTAACCACGACTCCAGGGGACAAATGGCGGCCGGATTCCCTTGAAACGGTTTGGAGCTAAACGCATCGACCTGAAAAATCTTCATATCCTTTCCCTACTCAGTAAAAACACAAACAACGATTACCGCAGTTAAGTGGTATTACCCAGCCTCATAAGCGACTAGCCAATGAACTGGATCCCATCAGCCTAACCGGCAAAGAAACTCAGTGGATCGTATATTTCTTAGATGCAATGACCGATCCACGGGCCATCAACCTGCGTGAGACAGATTGTCTCTTGCTGACCAGGCCAATCCAAAGTATGGGAACCCTTAATGGGTTCCCTTACTTTTTTAACTATCCAGGATGCAAAGCCCGGCTTCTGAGCCCGGACGCTCGATCCAAACCAAACATTATATTCATGTTCTCCACTCCTACTTGAGCCCCACCCTTACCCAGGCTGTCGAGCACGCTAAACAACACCACGCGATTTCGCCGCTCGTCCACATCCAGACCGATGTAACAGTAGTTACTGCCATTAACGGCACTGACCCAGGGGTAAGGCTTGTATTGCCAACTGACGCCGGTTTCAAAGGGGCGATCAAAGACTTTGATAAATTCATGCTCCTCAAAATATTCCCGGTACCGTTGCAGCAAAGCCGTTCGGGATACAGTTTTCAAGGGAAACACGTGACAAATATTGAGAATCCCTCGCACCAGGGGCGCATACACCGGGGTAAAATGTACGCTGACAGGATTGTTGCCGTTCAATAGAGACAGCTCCTGTTCCATCTCGTAGCTGTGGCGGTGGTCCACCACATTGTAGGGCACCAGATTGTTGCCGATTTCCGGATGGTGCGCCGCCTGAGATAATTCGGCGCCTACCCCTGCGGTGCCGGATATTCCCGTTACCAGCAATCTTTGCGTATCAACCAAACCGGCCTGTACTACTGGCGCGAGAGCCAAAATAGCGGCAGAAGCAAAACAACCGGGATTGGCCACTAAACGAGTGTTGGCAATTTCATCATGGTGCAATTCATTGATTCCATAAACCGCGTGCTGTACTAAAGGCCATTGTGCATGAGTTTGGGCATAAACCCGCTCCCACACCTTACAGTCACTTAACCTAAATGCTGCGCCTAAATCAATGACGCGACAGCCCAGACTGTTAAAGCGTGCGGCTTGCTCTATGGAAGCACCGGTAGGCAAAGCCAGAAACACCACATCACAAGCCTCGGCATCGTCAGGATGAATCAGCTTTAATCCTGACTCATATAAATTGGGGTGGTACTCCTCAATACGTTCGCCGTTTCGACTGGCGGCCCAGGCAATCTCCACTTGCGGATGGTTCAGCAAGACCCGTAATACTTCACCTCCCATGTAACCGCCGGCGCCCATCACACCGACTGAAATGCTCATTTTGATCCTCCAGTATGAACGGTCTCGTGGTAAACATGGGCCAAATACGCTTGTTGAAGTTGAAGATATACCGGCCCCGGACAATGCGCCAAAGTGCGACCGTCGATCATCCTTACCGGTAGCAACTCCGCTCCCGTGCCACACAAAAAGCACTCATCCGCGGTGTACAAGTCAAACGCTGTTAAGCCCTGTTCCAATACCGGCCACTTTCCATCGGCCAGCTCCATTAGTGTCTGTCGTGTAATTCCCTGCAAAGCGCCGTCACTGACCGGTGGCGTCAGCACGGTTCGGTTTTTTACGATAAAAACATTTTCCGAACTCGCTTCTGCCACACGCCCGGCATGATTGAGCAAAATAGCCTCATGGGCACCGGCTGCCTTCGCTTCCAGACGGGCCATTATATGATTAAGATAATTTAGGGACTTAATCCGCGAATCCAGGCTGTCATTGGGCACGCGTCGTACCGAC
Protein-coding regions in this window:
- a CDS encoding MoxR family ATPase, producing the protein MSTKQSVSLLKKFVSQQIIGQQLLVDRLLIALLCDGHLLVEGAPGLAKTRAIKVLSDGVEGDFQRIQFTPDLLPADLTGTEIFRPQNGSFSFQKGPLFHNLILADEINRAPAKVQSALLEAMAERQITVGTATYPLENLFLVMATQNPIEQEGTYPLPEAQLDRFLMHVTVDYPDPESEKSILAIARKEAVQDLSKPGGGAGASAMETKPFLTQADLFQARKEVLDVFMAANLEQYLLELVLTTRNPGPYGEDLGQWVQFGASPRASIALDRCARAHAWLAGRDYVDPEDIQVMAYDVMRHRIVLSYEAEAEGITPDRLIKELIDRIAVP
- a CDS encoding BolA/IbaG family iron-sulfur metabolism protein codes for the protein MSVQSDIETKLTAALDLKHLEVINESNNHNVPPGSESHFKLVLVATDFDGLNLVNRHRKINQILAHELQHRIHALALHTFTEQEWYDRNEHVPMSPPCLGGSKSQS
- a CDS encoding DUF2934 domain-containing protein, with amino-acid sequence MSKNREDIMENSETAQKPTITKKRSKKTLTESGKTAVKAAAKTPAKTASKAKKATSILFTDEARREMIATAAYFRAQQRGFQGGSPVDDWLVAETEIDSQIRARQ
- a CDS encoding PhzF family phenazine biosynthesis protein; translation: MKIFQVDAFSSKPFQGNPAAICPLESWLDDSLLQAIAAENNLSETAFFVPGESGFHLRWFTPKAEVTLCGHATLASAHVLFQELAYKKPEIIFHTLSGDLAVKQTSAGLLMDFPALALEPCKVPAALVRALGAEPAEVLLGEDYIAVYASADEILQLRPNFALLAQLDVRGIGVTAPGDDVDFVSRFFAPRHGIEEDPVTGSLHCALTPWWANRLQRQKFTARQLSQRGGYLQCELKGDRVTLLGRAVTYMVGTVLL
- the argC gene encoding N-acetyl-gamma-glutamyl-phosphate reductase — its product is MSISVGVMGAGGYMGGEVLRVLLNHPQVEIAWAASRNGERIEEYHPNLYESGLKLIHPDDAEACDVVFLALPTGASIEQAARFNSLGCRVIDLGAAFRLSDCKVWERVYAQTHAQWPLVQHAVYGINELHHDEIANTRLVANPGCFASAAILALAPVVQAGLVDTQRLLVTGISGTAGVGAELSQAAHHPEIGNNLVPYNVVDHRHSYEMEQELSLLNGNNPVSVHFTPVYAPLVRGILNICHVFPLKTVSRTALLQRYREYFEEHEFIKVFDRPFETGVSWQYKPYPWVSAVNGSNYCYIGLDVDERRNRVVLFSVLDSLGKGGAQVGVENMNIMFGLDRASGLRSRALHPG
- the ilvE gene encoding branched-chain-amino-acid transaminase, whose amino-acid sequence is MSICWINGEMCAPEQARVSVFDHGLLYGDGVFEGLRFYGGRIFRAQEHLQRLFDSAAGISLAIPYGVEHLHQVLLEVTEACEFADGYIRLVVTRGEGPLGLDPHLCCKPTVFVIADKIKLVDDAALRDGLSVITASVRRVPNDSLDSRIKSLNYLNHIMARLEAKAAGAHEAILLNHAGRVAEASSENVFIVKNRTVLTPPVSDGALQGITRQTLMELADGKWPVLEQGLTAFDLYTADECFLCGTGAELLPVRMIDGRTLAHCPGPVYLQLQQAYLAHVYHETVHTGGSK